Proteins found in one Corynebacterium freneyi genomic segment:
- a CDS encoding MarR family winged helix-turn-helix transcriptional regulator yields MPTKKDSRDVRSGPIMPGAVTSTAAWAVQCLDARLRTAIDGVLADRATDLALTVRGYWLLEAIGPAPAHSQSELCDLLGIDRSDMVRLVDVLEGADLVERVRDTADRRRQLIGPTTVGATLRDSIRDGIADAEARVFADVPAAAREALTAALSARPSDEGESPDGRDTAAAAPEPPKKQKKKRKKKKKKGGKRR; encoded by the coding sequence ATGCCAACGAAAAAAGATTCCCGAGATGTCCGCTCGGGCCCGATCATGCCCGGGGCGGTGACCTCAACTGCGGCGTGGGCGGTTCAGTGCCTGGACGCCCGGCTGCGGACCGCGATCGACGGCGTCCTCGCCGACCGCGCCACCGACCTCGCGCTGACCGTGCGCGGGTACTGGCTGCTGGAGGCCATCGGCCCCGCCCCCGCCCACTCCCAGAGCGAATTGTGCGACCTGCTGGGCATCGACCGGTCCGACATGGTCCGACTGGTCGACGTCCTCGAAGGCGCCGACCTGGTCGAGCGCGTCCGCGACACCGCGGACCGTCGCCGCCAGCTCATCGGCCCCACCACCGTCGGCGCGACGCTGCGCGATTCCATCCGCGACGGCATCGCCGACGCCGAGGCCCGCGTCTTCGCCGACGTTCCCGCCGCAGCGCGCGAGGCCCTCACCGCCGCGCTGAGCGCACGGCCCTCCGATGAGGGAGAATCCCCGGATGGGCGCGACACCGCGGCCGCCGCCCCCGAACCTCCGAAGAAACAGAAGAAGAAGCGGAAGAAAAAGAAGAAGAAGGGTGGCAAGCGCCGGTGA